The following nucleotide sequence is from Defluviitalea raffinosedens.
AAATAATCTTGATTTTTTGTCGAATTTTCTATAATATTGAATATATAAGATAGGTGTTCAAATGGTAGAGAATATGAGGGGGGTTTATATGAAAGTAGTTGTAGCAATAGATTCTTTCAAAGGCAGTCTAACTTCAATGGAAGCAGGATTTGCCATTAAACAGGGTATTCGTTCTGTATCAGAAAATATAGAAGTCATTGTAAAGCCTTTGGCCGATGGAGGAGAAGGAACTGTAGAAGCCCTAGTTGCTGGTATGAACGGACGGGAGGAAAAAATAGAAGTTACGGGTCCTTTGTCTGAAAAATTAGTTTGTTCTTATGGTATTTTGGATGATAGCAAAACAGCCATTATAGAAATGTCAGGAGCGGCAGGAATTACTTTGGTTCCTGAGCATCTAAAGAATCCTATGAATACTACCACCTATGGGGTAGGAGAGGTAATCAAAGCAGCGATCAAAGAAGGGTGCAGAAACTTTATTATAGGTATTGGTGGCAGTGCCACTAACGATGGTGGAGTAGGCATGTTACAGGCACTTGGATTTGAGTTTTTAGATGAGAATAGAATGCCTGTTGGAAGGGGAGGAAAAGTTTTAGGGGATATAAGGTATATCAATACTGAAAATCATTTGTCAGAACTGGATGAATGCCATTTTAAAATTGCTTGTGATGTAACCAATCCCTTGTACGGCGTTAATGGGGCAGCATATGTATATGGTCCCCAAAAGGGTGCGGATCCTAAAATGGTTGAGATATTGGATCAAGGATTAATGAATTATGCCAAAGTAGTAAAAGAGCAGCTGGGCAAAGATGTTGATAAGGTACCGGGAGCAGGGGCAGCAGGAGGCTTAGGATATGGGTTTTTAGCTTTCTTAAATGCTAAGCTAGAATCTGGTATTCAGATTGTTTTAGAAGAGACTCATTTGGAAAAAGATATTAAGGATGCAGATTTGGTTATTACGGGGGAAGGTAAGTTGGATTTTCAGACGGCCATGGGAAAAGCTCCTACAGGCGTGGCAAAATTAGCCAAGAAATATGGCAAAAAAGTGATTGCATTTGCGGGATGTATAACTGAAGGTGCAAAAAAATGTAATGAAGAAGGAATAGATGCGTATTTTACCATAGTTCCTGGGCCCGTGTCTCTTTCAGAAGCTATGAACAAGGATAATGCCAAGAAAAATATGATAGCTACAGTTGAGCAGGTTTTTAGACTAGTCAACAGCATTCGTTAAAATTTTGTACTGCTTACGCAGTATGAAATATATATCTATGAGGTGTTACTCATAGGCAAAAAATAATCAATATGGGGGGATCATTATGAGCGGTGTAGCATTAATGATTACATTTATTATTGCAGTGGCAATAATGATTGTAGCAATCTCAAAGTTCAGAGTTCATCCATTTATGGCTATTATGGGCATTTCATTGCTCTTAGCTATTGTGGTGGGAATTCCGCTAGGCGACATTCCAGGGACAATTGGTGCAGGTTTTAGTGGGACTTTTTCCAGTATAGGTATTGTAATTATTTTGGGGGCTGTTATAGGAATTATTTTGGAAAAAACGGGTGCAGCAATAAAATTGGCAGATATGGTTGTGGAATTAGTTGGTAAGAAAAGACCAGAATTAGCAATTATGTTAATGGGATGG
It contains:
- a CDS encoding glycerate kinase, which encodes MKVVVAIDSFKGSLTSMEAGFAIKQGIRSVSENIEVIVKPLADGGEGTVEALVAGMNGREEKIEVTGPLSEKLVCSYGILDDSKTAIIEMSGAAGITLVPEHLKNPMNTTTYGVGEVIKAAIKEGCRNFIIGIGGSATNDGGVGMLQALGFEFLDENRMPVGRGGKVLGDIRYINTENHLSELDECHFKIACDVTNPLYGVNGAAYVYGPQKGADPKMVEILDQGLMNYAKVVKEQLGKDVDKVPGAGAAGGLGYGFLAFLNAKLESGIQIVLEETHLEKDIKDADLVITGEGKLDFQTAMGKAPTGVAKLAKKYGKKVIAFAGCITEGAKKCNEEGIDAYFTIVPGPVSLSEAMNKDNAKKNMIATVEQVFRLVNSIR